One window of Shewanella sp. GD04112 genomic DNA carries:
- a CDS encoding GNAT family N-acetyltransferase: protein MNEIEYEKGYEDIAAASPYIDWEIDGDRALIHLVYVPPSQRGKGIGKQLFQSVLDAIKHEAVKTIRLMSAPLCGRSTTEYWKSLGFVSAYEGGQPDNIRVLHKAVNGFELPPIESVPDGEERHYIFD from the coding sequence ATGAACGAAATCGAATATGAAAAAGGCTATGAAGATATTGCAGCCGCCAGCCCATACATCGACTGGGAAATTGACGGCGATAGAGCCCTGATTCACCTCGTTTACGTTCCTCCTTCACAGCGCGGGAAAGGAATTGGTAAACAGTTATTCCAATCTGTATTGGACGCAATCAAGCATGAAGCTGTTAAGACCATTCGCCTTATGTCTGCGCCTCTATGTGGTCGAAGCACAACGGAATACTGGAAGTCGTTAGGTTTTGTTTCAGCCTATGAAGGTGGCCAGCCAGACAACATTCGGGTGCTGCACAAAGCTGTTAACGGATTCGAGTTGCCCCCTATCGAATCAGTACCTGACGGCGAAGAACGTCACTATATTTTTGATTAA
- a CDS encoding PilZ domain-containing protein: protein MHTASTLNTQPKIPVDNVKSYLNHERRAEVRICMDREAVILRWNETNGQEQTDEASCIDLSRGGVLLAHSKPFELGDTLKITFNANSMLQSTITGVVCRCNWSGSEYSVALQLI, encoded by the coding sequence ATGCACACAGCCTCAACACTAAATACGCAACCCAAAATTCCTGTAGACAATGTTAAGAGCTACCTTAACCATGAACGACGCGCCGAAGTTCGCATTTGCATGGACAGAGAAGCTGTCATATTGCGCTGGAATGAAACCAATGGGCAGGAACAAACCGATGAAGCTAGTTGCATTGATCTTTCAAGAGGCGGGGTTTTATTGGCTCACTCTAAGCCCTTTGAATTAGGTGATACGTTAAAAATCACTTTTAATGCCAACTCCATGCTTCAATCTACGATTACTGGCGTGGTGTGTAGATGCAATTGGAGCGGTTCTGAATATTCAGTCGCACTTCAACTTATTTAA
- a CDS encoding DUF4942 domain-containing protein — protein MGTLAVVQKLKNAGQDFEWYPTTDAQLQTIVDDIKAIQENFDLTNRYSDPVRFLDVGAGDGRALKTFKAAFEDEEKRQSVNCYAIEKATIHTDSYFGEGITLLGTEFTETNFISKSCNVAFVNPPYSEFSLWLSTLIKQLTFNLLYAVVPERWVNCPVIAEAIQLRGVIATVIDESDFLNAERAARAKVNLIRFSFVNVDESDEDDKRAQFRRDRGYKKSLSYDQTDAFGLFLENELGLKKTYSQTTQKFSEYYEAERVKKSMHTEGSESYAVAETKGVLWALLEGYERDLANTLAQYKRIASVEPELLAELGVEHDKLLESVKDKLFGYRNVYWKVLFDNLDAISSRLIGKHKTDLLNKLNSNALDFTYTNAVYVIKFAVDYANDLVEESITDTFKMLTSKDSISKYYKSNEKVFSDNWRHNRETNGSKYLLDYRFIFSSWGNFDKYKSRGLSDSAEVFINDLAVVFGLLGYSGIYNDVCAGSGKGSIYGMDTKGNCVELLNVKFYQNGNRHLKFNQAAMLRFNVTASRLLGWVRSKEELQTELDCDSEVAAEVWNVKDTLALTPIVALALACPRADNLDMAA, from the coding sequence ATGGGTACATTAGCAGTAGTTCAGAAGTTAAAAAACGCAGGTCAGGATTTTGAGTGGTATCCGACTACCGATGCTCAGCTGCAAACTATCGTTGATGATATTAAGGCGATTCAAGAGAACTTCGACTTAACTAATCGCTATAGTGACCCTGTGAGATTTCTCGATGTAGGCGCTGGTGATGGTCGAGCATTAAAGACGTTCAAAGCGGCTTTTGAAGATGAAGAAAAGCGCCAGTCAGTAAATTGCTATGCAATTGAGAAAGCGACCATTCATACCGACTCTTACTTTGGTGAGGGTATCACCCTTCTTGGCACTGAGTTCACAGAAACCAACTTTATCTCTAAAAGCTGCAATGTGGCATTCGTAAACCCACCTTACAGCGAGTTTTCCTTGTGGCTTTCAACACTGATTAAACAGCTTACATTTAACCTACTTTATGCTGTGGTTCCTGAGCGTTGGGTTAACTGTCCTGTAATTGCAGAGGCAATTCAATTGCGTGGCGTTATCGCGACGGTAATTGATGAATCAGACTTTTTGAATGCTGAAAGAGCGGCAAGAGCAAAGGTAAACTTAATTCGTTTTAGCTTCGTCAATGTAGATGAATCCGATGAAGATGATAAACGCGCTCAATTTCGCCGTGACCGTGGTTATAAGAAATCGCTCAGCTACGACCAAACAGATGCGTTTGGGCTTTTCCTAGAGAATGAGCTAGGGCTGAAAAAAACATATTCTCAAACCACTCAAAAGTTTAGTGAATACTACGAGGCCGAGCGCGTTAAAAAATCAATGCACACTGAGGGTAGTGAATCTTACGCAGTAGCTGAGACAAAAGGGGTGCTATGGGCGCTGCTCGAAGGTTATGAGCGAGATTTAGCTAACACCTTAGCCCAGTACAAGCGCATTGCCTCAGTTGAACCAGAGCTGCTAGCTGAACTAGGCGTTGAACACGACAAATTACTTGAAAGCGTTAAAGATAAATTATTCGGCTACCGCAATGTTTATTGGAAAGTGCTATTTGATAATCTGGATGCAATTTCTAGCCGTTTGATAGGCAAACACAAAACAGATTTATTGAACAAGCTGAACTCTAATGCTTTGGATTTCACCTACACAAATGCGGTTTATGTAATTAAATTTGCGGTGGACTATGCCAACGATCTGGTTGAAGAAAGCATTACTGACACGTTTAAGATGCTCACATCCAAGGATTCTATCTCTAAATACTACAAGTCAAATGAAAAGGTATTCAGCGACAATTGGAGGCATAACCGCGAAACCAACGGAAGTAAATACCTGCTGGATTATCGCTTTATCTTTAGCAGTTGGGGCAATTTTGATAAATATAAATCGCGTGGATTGTCAGATAGTGCCGAGGTTTTTATTAACGATTTGGCCGTCGTCTTTGGGTTGCTAGGTTACAGCGGTATTTATAACGATGTTTGCGCTGGTTCTGGCAAGGGTTCAATCTACGGAATGGACACCAAAGGGAATTGTGTTGAGCTGCTAAATGTGAAGTTTTACCAAAACGGCAACCGTCATTTAAAGTTCAATCAGGCCGCAATGCTTCGCTTTAACGTAACAGCTTCGCGTTTACTTGGTTGGGTTCGCAGCAAAGAAGAACTGCAAACTGAGCTTGACTGTGATTCTGAGGTAGCAGCCGAAGTTTGGAACGTGAAAGACACATTAGCGTTAACTCCTATTGTCGCATTAGCATTAGCTTGTCCGAGAGCAGATAACTTAGATATGGCAGCCTGA
- the traD gene encoding type IV conjugative transfer system coupling protein TraD, with protein MSTEIQLDGRLRPCYEYQASVNAAVMSFAATKMPYLMGVPFVSSYATAIGLGLLGVAQYYKGRKLRRYQEGLRNLQPFFIQTEDLPVSEDEFWLGRGYEVTQVHAQRMYECNTPNGIPYTKPSKAYNRARQISRKAKKQGASWPIKTLAKRLDGQHFVTVNLGGKKVSLFKNPVAPYPNVGGEPYLHGVGIEDETDVLTPLKSMEGHVLVMGTTGCGKTRAAEIFLTADIARKIKRTIQKRTPSGDIEKQTVSQPDGCVVCFDPKGDPELLARVYSEAKRAGRPFIFFHLGEAGISARYNGVGNFSRLSEVATRISGQLAGSGDSAAFKEFAWRFISIIAKALFSMGLRPSYQDIRSYIMDMESLFIRYAEHYLAELGVSDWRVLVDDLVLTIKKVPENLKGASRRSVALDSLIQSFTQANSIRVTPAYEGLLNAVKYDASYFSKITASLLPLLEKLCSGDNLEILSPDYSDMNDTRPILDWTQAIRQGAAVYCGFAAMVDRDVASAVSNSMLSDLLSLSGKIYQSGINYGVDAASSKERANVYLHLDEANEMCGDEYIPILNKARGAGLRVIAYTQSRQDFEVRLGDKAKAQVVESNYNTIIMFRVKTEDTAKLLTDQLKEVNIYDLSVGSMISPELNVDDESLMTTRINNSVSIVKTQKLLKPDDIISLPKGQAYALLEGSKLYKLRFPLPKESAHTLPPELSLIYSKMKKQYRSYDNWWEKEAA; from the coding sequence ATGTCCACAGAGATACAGTTAGACGGTCGGCTTAGACCTTGCTACGAATACCAAGCCAGCGTCAATGCTGCGGTAATGTCATTTGCAGCAACCAAAATGCCCTATCTAATGGGCGTCCCATTTGTTAGCAGTTATGCCACAGCCATTGGATTAGGACTGTTAGGCGTCGCTCAATACTACAAAGGGCGCAAACTCCGTCGTTACCAGGAAGGGCTCAGAAACTTACAACCATTCTTTATCCAAACAGAAGATTTACCAGTTTCGGAAGATGAATTTTGGTTAGGCCGTGGTTATGAGGTAACTCAGGTACACGCTCAGCGTATGTACGAGTGCAATACACCAAATGGGATACCTTACACAAAACCTAGTAAGGCATATAATCGGGCAAGGCAAATTAGCCGAAAAGCTAAAAAGCAAGGGGCTTCATGGCCAATTAAAACCTTAGCTAAAAGGTTGGATGGGCAACACTTTGTAACCGTGAACCTAGGGGGGAAAAAGGTTTCTCTTTTCAAAAACCCTGTTGCACCTTACCCAAATGTCGGCGGCGAACCCTACTTACACGGCGTAGGCATCGAGGATGAAACCGACGTTCTTACCCCTCTCAAATCAATGGAAGGTCATGTTCTCGTTATGGGGACGACTGGCTGCGGCAAAACTCGTGCAGCTGAAATCTTCCTAACCGCAGATATAGCGAGAAAGATTAAGCGCACAATCCAGAAGCGAACCCCGAGCGGCGACATTGAGAAGCAAACAGTATCTCAGCCGGACGGTTGCGTTGTGTGCTTTGACCCTAAAGGCGACCCTGAACTATTAGCGAGAGTCTACTCAGAAGCAAAACGCGCTGGCAGGCCATTCATTTTCTTCCACTTAGGCGAGGCTGGTATTTCAGCCAGATATAACGGCGTCGGTAACTTTAGCCGACTAAGTGAAGTGGCCACACGTATTTCCGGCCAATTAGCAGGCTCTGGTGATAGCGCCGCATTTAAAGAGTTCGCTTGGCGGTTCATTTCGATTATTGCAAAAGCATTATTCAGTATGGGTTTACGCCCGAGCTACCAAGACATTCGCAGCTATATCATGGATATGGAGTCACTGTTTATCCGGTATGCAGAGCATTACTTAGCTGAACTTGGTGTTAGTGATTGGCGTGTGCTAGTGGATGACCTAGTTCTAACCATCAAAAAGGTACCAGAAAATCTCAAAGGTGCCAGCCGTAGGTCAGTGGCTTTAGACTCACTGATTCAGTCTTTCACACAAGCCAATTCAATTCGAGTCACCCCTGCTTACGAAGGGCTTTTGAATGCTGTGAAATACGATGCGTCGTACTTCTCGAAGATCACCGCTTCTCTTTTGCCACTGCTCGAAAAACTTTGCTCCGGGGATAACTTAGAAATCTTATCGCCTGACTATTCAGATATGAACGACACAAGACCAATTCTGGATTGGACTCAAGCCATTCGCCAAGGAGCTGCCGTTTATTGTGGCTTTGCCGCGATGGTTGACCGGGACGTAGCAAGCGCTGTTTCTAACTCGATGCTATCAGACTTGTTATCCCTATCAGGGAAAATCTATCAATCTGGCATTAACTACGGTGTTGATGCTGCCAGCTCTAAAGAACGCGCAAACGTCTACCTTCATTTAGATGAAGCAAACGAAATGTGCGGTGATGAATACATTCCAATTCTGAACAAGGCGCGTGGTGCTGGCTTGCGTGTAATCGCATACACCCAATCTCGCCAAGACTTCGAGGTGAGGTTAGGCGATAAGGCAAAAGCTCAAGTTGTTGAGTCAAACTACAACACAATCATCATGTTCAGGGTAAAAACTGAGGACACGGCCAAGCTACTCACAGACCAGCTTAAAGAGGTCAATATCTACGACCTGTCAGTAGGGTCGATGATTAGCCCTGAATTAAACGTCGATGACGAATCATTAATGACTACTCGTATTAATAACTCTGTATCAATCGTCAAGACACAAAAGCTACTTAAACCGGATGACATTATTTCCTTACCTAAGGGGCAAGCCTATGCCCTGCTTGAAGGCTCTAAGCTATACAAGCTCCGGTTCCCACTACCTAAAGAATCCGCTCACACGTTACCACCAGAGCTAAGCCTGATTTACAGCAAAATGAAGAAGCAATATCGCTCCTACGATAACTGGTGGGAAAAAGAAGCTGCCTAA
- a CDS encoding DUF4400 domain-containing protein encodes MAVNQKTTNQQSTPPAKKVGYKWVIHTVLVCLLLSILIEFGGVLTGTWGSDHSKNTTDEYLQQLKMDTHGEKFLISPASALNGFIGGLGKIGLTMDDFLFEQTALPAASDEDNFTDRGKRRIKELQNHLSTGINIVTLSTICVLIKLGYFLSMLPLLLITISPIFHCGWIERLDRKYRGVRDSDFKLDMAVNGTKLFFAGSVSLYLFLPIFVNPVFVLIPLFTCVAVGSYFVAAHFVKYV; translated from the coding sequence ATGGCTGTAAATCAAAAAACCACTAACCAACAAAGCACACCGCCAGCTAAAAAGGTTGGATATAAGTGGGTCATTCACACGGTTTTAGTGTGCCTACTGTTATCTATCCTCATTGAGTTCGGGGGAGTCCTAACCGGAACCTGGGGCAGTGATCACTCCAAAAACACTACAGACGAATATTTACAGCAGCTGAAAATGGATACTCATGGGGAAAAGTTTTTAATCTCCCCTGCCAGCGCGTTAAATGGGTTCATTGGCGGGTTAGGGAAAATCGGACTAACAATGGACGATTTTTTGTTTGAGCAAACCGCCCTACCCGCAGCTAGTGATGAAGATAACTTTACAGATAGAGGCAAGCGCCGAATTAAAGAACTGCAAAATCACTTATCTACGGGCATAAATATAGTCACCCTTTCGACAATTTGCGTTCTGATTAAATTGGGGTACTTCCTAAGCATGTTACCGCTGCTCCTGATCACCATTAGCCCGATTTTTCACTGTGGCTGGATTGAGCGATTAGACCGGAAATATCGTGGAGTTAGAGACTCAGATTTCAAACTCGATATGGCCGTTAACGGCACCAAGCTATTTTTCGCTGGCTCGGTTTCGCTGTACCTTTTTTTACCGATTTTCGTTAATCCAGTATTCGTTTTAATACCTCTGTTTACTTGCGTTGCAGTTGGCTCTTACTTCGTTGCAGCGCACTTCGTTAAGTACGTTTAA
- a CDS encoding IS4 family transposase — protein sequence MLAHWLIDVDTFAAPESLALFQKELPLEWIEQALDSTNKASMRRRKLPAELVVWLIVGIGLYRDKPITEVLDKLDLKLSNHLGDSVAPSAIPQARKRLTAQPLEALFKLTAAHWTQQEDSDDKWFGLSLLSVDGTQFRTHDTACLAEHFQYIKYNENHHTEYPIVRLCALTSLRSRLLHDVVFGPSSTGEVSYAKQLAASAPAHSLTIFDRCYLSAELMINWQRQHTTSHWMTPIKSNTQYEVVEQLDKEGRDLLVEMKVSAHARKQDPSLPEKWQARLVLYPKPEQPNHVIGVLTSLTSLEYGTQSLLDVYFERWEIENSYGEIKHNMLEDEVLLRSQSVEGVIQEIWGILIAYNLVRLEISRIAREAQVSPLRISFMMALRDIQDELMWCAIASPGSIPRKLRAMRERVKRYILPQKRKRPKARTVRINKTRYPVRSKHLK from the coding sequence ATGTTGGCTCACTGGCTGATTGATGTCGATACGTTTGCTGCACCAGAATCACTGGCTCTCTTCCAAAAAGAACTCCCGCTCGAATGGATAGAGCAAGCCCTTGATTCTACCAATAAAGCCAGCATGAGACGGCGTAAGTTACCCGCCGAACTTGTCGTTTGGCTAATTGTCGGTATTGGCTTGTATCGGGATAAACCCATCACGGAAGTTTTAGATAAACTAGACCTCAAGCTTTCCAACCACTTAGGGGATTCTGTTGCACCAAGTGCTATTCCTCAAGCGAGAAAGCGCCTCACCGCCCAACCTTTGGAAGCGCTTTTTAAACTGACAGCAGCCCATTGGACCCAGCAGGAAGATAGCGATGACAAATGGTTTGGACTGAGTTTACTTTCTGTCGACGGCACTCAGTTCCGCACCCATGATACCGCCTGTCTTGCAGAGCACTTCCAATACATCAAGTACAATGAAAACCACCATACTGAATACCCGATTGTTCGATTATGTGCCCTCACATCGCTGCGAAGTCGTTTATTACATGATGTTGTCTTTGGGCCCAGCTCGACAGGAGAGGTCTCTTATGCCAAACAGCTGGCCGCTTCAGCCCCCGCTCACTCCCTGACGATTTTTGACCGCTGTTACCTCAGTGCCGAGTTGATGATTAATTGGCAACGGCAACATACGACGAGTCACTGGATGACGCCGATAAAATCCAACACGCAATATGAAGTGGTTGAGCAACTGGATAAGGAAGGGCGAGACCTTTTAGTGGAAATGAAAGTGTCAGCCCATGCTCGGAAACAAGACCCAAGCTTGCCGGAGAAATGGCAAGCCCGCCTTGTCCTGTACCCTAAGCCAGAACAACCTAATCACGTCATAGGTGTTCTCACCTCCTTAACGAGTCTGGAATATGGTACGCAGTCATTACTGGATGTGTATTTTGAACGATGGGAAATAGAGAACAGCTACGGAGAGATAAAGCACAATATGCTCGAAGATGAAGTGCTGCTACGAAGTCAGTCTGTGGAGGGGGTAATACAAGAAATCTGGGGAATATTGATAGCTTACAATTTGGTTCGCCTGGAAATCAGTCGTATTGCGAGAGAGGCGCAGGTATCGCCATTGCGTATAAGTTTTATGATGGCATTGAGAGATATTCAGGATGAGCTGATGTGGTGTGCGATAGCCTCCCCCGGCTCCATCCCGAGAAAGCTAAGGGCCATGCGGGAGAGAGTTAAACGCTACATACTGCCCCAAAAAAGAAAACGGCCCAAAGCAAGGACCGTTCGTATCAATAAAACTCGCTACCCTGTTCGCTCTAAACACCTTAAGTGA